From the Desulfosarcina sp. BuS5 genome, one window contains:
- a CDS encoding acyl-CoA dehydratase activase, giving the protein MPFVIGMDVGLVAIKGVILENDNIIAQVIKDTGVKPALAAKACYDELLAKANLGHGEIKGFGVTGWGAKRVSLGPELNGPDLKIKSEVVCLAKGARWVLPTSRTVVDIGAQIVKVARFSENAKVKRFDQSDKCAAGAGRFLDIMSAALELDVARLGKIGASASKMVEISSQCSVFGESEIVSYLNTGEKIEDIANGINYSIAKRVSTIVMRLGLEEDIIVTGGVAQNPEVIRYLEDMLGTEFKRYSANPQVIGAIGAALFAQEIL; this is encoded by the coding sequence ATGCCATTTGTAATAGGGATGGATGTGGGGCTGGTTGCCATAAAAGGGGTAATTTTAGAAAATGATAATATTATTGCGCAGGTTATAAAAGATACAGGCGTAAAGCCTGCTTTGGCAGCAAAGGCCTGTTATGATGAATTACTCGCAAAGGCCAACCTGGGTCATGGCGAGATTAAAGGTTTTGGGGTAACGGGATGGGGCGCAAAAAGGGTATCGCTCGGTCCGGAACTGAACGGTCCGGATCTGAAAATTAAATCTGAGGTTGTTTGCCTTGCTAAAGGAGCAAGGTGGGTTTTGCCTACTTCAAGAACGGTGGTGGATATCGGGGCCCAAATTGTAAAGGTGGCCCGTTTTTCTGAGAATGCAAAGGTAAAGAGATTCGACCAGAGTGACAAATGCGCTGCAGGGGCGGGACGATTCCTGGATATAATGTCAGCGGCCCTGGAATTGGATGTAGCGCGTCTGGGAAAGATAGGTGCCTCTGCATCCAAAATGGTTGAAATTTCGTCCCAGTGCAGTGTTTTTGGCGAGAGTGAAATTGTAAGCTATTTGAATACAGGAGAAAAGATAGAGGATATTGCAAATGGCATTAACTACTCCATCGCGAAAAGGGTTTCAACAATCGTTATGAGACTCGGTTTAGAGGAGGATATCATTGTAACAGGCGGGGTTGCGCAAAATCCCGAGGTCATCAGATATTTAGAGGATATGCTCGGGACTGAATTTAAAAGATATAGTGCAAACCCCCAGGTGATCGGCGCCATAGGTGCGGCCTTATTTGCCCAGGAAATATTATAG
- a CDS encoding ATP-binding protein — protein MKKIIAVSGKGGIGKSTLAALITRVLSDRADHKILLVDADPSINLTLMLGLDASKTLNNLRERFVKSAEAAQEAMFGDKHIRDTIFEECLQDAGTFKLLTMGRPEGPGCFCSVNVLLRYGIESISKEFDVTIIDCEAGPEQINRRVTKDIDDLILVIEPTLRSVQTALYIKDVAESYGVQKSFGCNIILNKADKKDRIEKIRSVLKKEGTEISGIVPMDENIAKYDVIGKSIFDLPGESPSVKAVKKIMKTLYT, from the coding sequence GTGAAAAAAATAATAGCCGTCAGTGGTAAAGGTGGTATCGGAAAATCAACTCTGGCAGCATTGATTACCAGGGTTCTTTCTGATAGAGCAGATCACAAAATTCTTCTCGTGGATGCTGATCCGTCAATTAACCTGACTCTCATGCTCGGGCTGGATGCAAGCAAGACCCTGAACAACCTGAGGGAACGCTTTGTCAAAAGCGCCGAGGCTGCCCAGGAAGCCATGTTCGGTGATAAACATATACGGGATACAATTTTCGAGGAATGTTTGCAGGATGCGGGAACATTCAAGCTCCTTACAATGGGAAGGCCGGAAGGGCCGGGATGTTTTTGCTCAGTCAATGTATTGTTGAGATACGGTATTGAAAGTATTTCAAAGGAGTTTGACGTAACCATTATCGACTGTGAGGCTGGTCCTGAACAGATCAACCGAAGAGTTACAAAAGATATAGATGATCTGATACTTGTCATCGAACCGACCCTAAGGAGTGTCCAAACAGCATTATATATTAAAGACGTTGCAGAAAGTTATGGTGTACAAAAATCATTTGGTTGCAACATTATTTTGAATAAGGCAGATAAAAAGGACAGAATAGAAAAAATAAGATCGGTTTTAAAAAAAGAAGGCACAGAAATTTCCGGAATCGTACCCATGGACGAAAATATTGCTAAATACGACGTTATTGGAAAATCCATATTTGATCTGCCTGGGGAATCGCCGAGTGTAAAAGCTGTTAAGAAAATTATGAAAACACTATATACATAG
- a CDS encoding OsmC family protein, giving the protein MNEVANVKNGVNVDQLVGTINAIKSDPDIARFQFRAETKWVNGGHCRTEFKNFYGAKAEDTSRTKSLVIEGDEPSVLLGEDHGANAVEAVLHAMGSCLCVGFIYNASAQGISIESLDFSLEGNIDLHAFLGLSETIRPGYENIKVKFRVKADASKEKLLELCAYVQKTSPLLDIIRNPVPVTIEME; this is encoded by the coding sequence ATGAACGAAGTGGCTAATGTAAAAAATGGTGTTAATGTTGATCAGTTAGTCGGCACAATTAACGCTATCAAGAGCGATCCGGATATCGCCAGGTTTCAATTCAGGGCGGAAACCAAGTGGGTGAATGGTGGGCATTGCCGGACTGAGTTCAAAAATTTTTACGGGGCCAAGGCGGAAGATACCTCCCGGACAAAATCACTTGTGATAGAAGGAGATGAGCCTTCCGTTTTGTTGGGAGAAGACCATGGAGCAAATGCAGTCGAAGCGGTGTTGCATGCAATGGGGTCTTGCTTATGTGTAGGATTTATTTACAACGCCTCAGCTCAAGGCATTTCCATTGAATCGTTGGATTTTAGTTTGGAAGGTAACATTGATCTACATGCTTTCCTTGGCCTGTCCGAGACGATACGACCTGGATATGAGAATATAAAAGTGAAGTTCAGAGTCAAGGCTGATGCATCCAAAGAAAAATTATTAGAACTATGCGCCTATGTTCAGAAAACCTCGCCGCTTTTAGATATCATCCGCAACCCGGTGCCGGTCACGATAGAAATGGAATAG